The following proteins come from a genomic window of Natrinema saccharevitans:
- the guaB gene encoding IMP dehydrogenase — protein MANDVPEHEPYSSKLQVPEALTFDDVLLRPKESRVEPDDANLTSHVSKNVELSVPILSAAMDTVTESDMAIAMARHGGLGVLHRNMNIDEMVEEIGRVKSADELIIPLEEVVTADPEMSVREVDERMARRGVGGAPVVNTNGEVLGIISSTDIRPHLEVNEDDPVTEAMTDEVITAHEDINAREAFDLMYEHRIERVPVVDDENLLVGLVTMQGILQRREYGEAVRDEDGRLRCGVAVSPFEHDRAVAADEADADVLFIDTAHAHNLNVIDGARDIKESVDADVVVGNVGTREAAADLIEFADGIKVGIGPGSICTTRIVSGSGMPQITAVAQVADVAAEHDVPVIADGGIRYSGDAIKAIAAGADAVMLGSYFAGTDEAPGRVVTMNGKKYKQYRGMGSVGAMKSGDSDRYLKDEPEEEDEYVPEGVEAATPYKGTLKSELHQLAGGMQSGMGYVGAETIPEFKERSEFVRVSSAGQAESHAHDVVITDEAPNYSPDSE, from the coding sequence ATGGCGAACGACGTTCCCGAGCACGAGCCCTATTCTTCGAAACTGCAGGTACCGGAAGCGCTAACGTTCGACGACGTCCTTCTCCGCCCCAAGGAGAGTCGCGTCGAACCCGACGACGCCAACCTCACGTCGCACGTCTCGAAAAACGTCGAACTCTCGGTCCCCATCCTCTCGGCGGCGATGGACACCGTCACCGAGAGCGACATGGCGATCGCGATGGCCCGCCACGGCGGGCTCGGCGTCCTCCATCGAAACATGAACATCGACGAGATGGTCGAGGAGATCGGCCGCGTCAAGAGCGCGGACGAACTCATTATCCCGCTGGAGGAAGTCGTCACCGCCGATCCCGAGATGTCCGTCCGCGAGGTCGACGAACGGATGGCCCGCCGGGGCGTCGGCGGCGCGCCCGTCGTCAATACCAACGGCGAAGTCCTGGGGATCATCTCGAGTACGGACATCCGGCCCCACCTCGAGGTCAACGAGGACGACCCGGTCACCGAGGCCATGACCGACGAGGTCATCACGGCTCACGAGGACATAAACGCCCGCGAGGCGTTCGATCTGATGTACGAACACCGGATCGAGCGCGTCCCGGTCGTCGACGACGAGAACCTCCTCGTCGGACTCGTGACGATGCAGGGCATCCTCCAGCGCCGCGAGTACGGCGAGGCGGTCCGCGACGAGGACGGCCGACTCCGCTGTGGCGTCGCCGTCAGCCCGTTCGAACACGACCGCGCGGTCGCGGCCGACGAGGCCGACGCGGACGTCCTCTTCATTGATACCGCGCACGCGCACAACCTGAACGTCATCGACGGCGCGCGGGACATCAAAGAGTCCGTCGACGCGGATGTCGTCGTGGGCAACGTTGGCACCCGCGAGGCGGCCGCGGACCTGATCGAGTTCGCTGACGGCATCAAGGTCGGCATCGGGCCGGGCTCGATCTGTACGACCCGTATCGTCTCCGGCTCCGGCATGCCCCAGATCACGGCCGTCGCACAGGTGGCCGACGTGGCCGCCGAACACGACGTGCCGGTCATCGCCGATGGCGGCATCCGGTACTCCGGCGACGCGATCAAGGCGATCGCCGCCGGCGCGGACGCGGTCATGCTGGGCTCGTACTTCGCCGGCACCGACGAAGCGCCCGGCCGCGTCGTCACGATGAACGGCAAGAAGTACAAGCAGTACCGCGGTATGGGGTCGGTCGGTGCGATGAAATCGGGCGACAGTGACCGCTACCTGAAAGACGAGCCCGAAGAGGAAGACGAGTACGTCCCCGAGGGCGTCGAGGCGGCGACCCCCTACAAGGGAACGCTCAAGTCCGAACTCCACCAGCTCGCGGGCGGCATGCAGTCGGGGATGGGATACGTCGGTGCCGAGACGATCCCCGAGTTCAAAGAGCGCAGCGAGTTCGTCCGCGTCTCCTCGGCCGGACAGGCCGAGAGCCACGCCCACGACGTCGTCATCACCGACGAAGCGCCGAACTACTCGCCCGACAGCGAGTAG
- a CDS encoding cupin domain-containing protein: MEKTAIDDVEIEVNPMGVHSVRRPISDALGFSDFAMNYFELEPDESFSGGMHTHHDQEEVFYVQEGTATFDTEEGEVIVDAGEVIRFEPGDFQTGYNDTDERVVGFAFGAPKSKHDWDQIESLVYCQECEEEIGHGLELTDDGDFRLTCIECGNAFVPP; this comes from the coding sequence ATGGAGAAAACAGCGATCGACGATGTCGAGATCGAAGTCAACCCGATGGGCGTCCACTCCGTCAGGCGGCCGATCTCGGACGCGCTCGGATTCAGCGACTTCGCGATGAACTACTTCGAACTCGAGCCCGACGAGTCGTTCTCGGGCGGCATGCACACCCACCACGACCAGGAAGAAGTGTTCTACGTGCAGGAAGGCACCGCGACCTTCGATACGGAAGAGGGCGAAGTCATCGTCGATGCGGGCGAGGTGATCCGGTTCGAACCCGGCGACTTCCAGACCGGCTACAACGACACCGACGAGCGGGTCGTCGGCTTCGCCTTCGGCGCGCCCAAGTCCAAACACGACTGGGACCAGATCGAGTCGCTGGTCTACTGTCAGGAGTGCGAGGAGGAGATCGGTCACGGCCTCGAACTCACCGACGACGGGGACTTCCGCCTGACCTGTATCGAGTGTGGTAACGCATTCGTTCCACCGTAA
- a CDS encoding type 1 glutamine amidotransferase domain-containing protein has product MTDALFVVSEEGYWGEECVEPLETLSAAGVEITVATPSGSPPVIDERSVDPDEVGEETAERVREVHETDERLNDPIPVAQADAEGYDAVVFPGGHGTAWDINQDKHARQLLRDAVEGNGKALVVCHAVGILGFARDSHGAFIVNGRDVTGFPNAWEEGIVDEQDRMPDGRKLPYWTEDEVKAAGGNWDAELESDTSVTVDGDLITARGPGSSSAAAETLLAELGVELEA; this is encoded by the coding sequence ATGACGGACGCACTATTCGTCGTCAGCGAAGAAGGGTACTGGGGAGAAGAATGCGTCGAGCCGCTCGAGACGCTCTCGGCGGCGGGCGTCGAGATCACGGTCGCGACGCCGTCGGGGAGTCCGCCGGTCATCGACGAGCGATCGGTCGATCCGGACGAGGTCGGCGAGGAGACCGCAGAACGCGTCCGCGAGGTCCACGAGACCGACGAGCGGCTGAACGATCCGATTCCGGTCGCACAGGCCGATGCGGAGGGGTACGACGCCGTCGTCTTCCCTGGTGGTCACGGGACCGCGTGGGACATCAACCAGGACAAACACGCACGGCAACTCCTGCGAGACGCCGTCGAGGGCAACGGGAAGGCGCTCGTCGTCTGTCACGCCGTCGGAATCCTCGGGTTCGCCCGCGACAGCCACGGCGCGTTCATCGTCAACGGCCGCGACGTGACCGGCTTCCCCAACGCGTGGGAGGAGGGCATCGTCGACGAACAGGACCGCATGCCCGACGGCCGCAAGCTGCCCTACTGGACCGAGGACGAAGTGAAAGCCGCCGGCGGCAACTGGGACGCCGAACTCGAGTCCGACACTAGCGTCACCGTCGACGGCGACCTGATCACCGCCCGCGGCCCCGGTTCCTCGTCGGCAGCCGCCGAAACGCTGCTCGCGGAACTCGGCGTCGAACTCGAGGCGTAA
- the cmk gene encoding (d)CMP kinase, producing the protein MAAQEGSTVDIDTSLFITVSGPPGCGATTLCEQLADAIGCPYVSGGEVFRELAEDRDMSLNQLIAKADESDEIDRALDQRLQQIAEKWGMSNKPFILESRLAGWIAGDRADLRLWLDAPEAVRLERIDDRVETEAEMRVREVSEAGRYESYYEIDIDDREFYDLHINTARWSKRAVFTIVRAAIEEYDPEIDEGAFRTPPIDP; encoded by the coding sequence ATGGCCGCACAAGAGGGTTCGACCGTCGATATCGACACGTCACTGTTCATCACCGTCTCCGGGCCGCCGGGCTGTGGAGCGACGACGCTGTGTGAACAGCTCGCCGACGCGATCGGCTGTCCCTACGTCTCCGGCGGCGAGGTCTTTCGGGAACTCGCCGAGGACCGCGATATGAGCCTCAACCAGCTCATCGCCAAGGCCGACGAGTCCGACGAGATCGACCGCGCACTCGATCAGCGGCTCCAGCAGATCGCCGAAAAGTGGGGCATGTCGAACAAGCCGTTCATCCTCGAGTCGCGGCTGGCGGGCTGGATCGCCGGCGACCGCGCCGACCTGCGGCTCTGGCTCGACGCGCCGGAAGCCGTTCGCCTCGAGCGCATCGACGACCGCGTCGAAACCGAGGCGGAGATGCGGGTCCGCGAGGTCAGCGAAGCCGGCCGCTACGAGTCCTACTACGAGATCGACATCGACGACCGGGAGTTCTACGACCTCCACATCAACACGGCCCGCTGGAGCAAGCGCGCCGTGTTCACCATCGTCCGGGCCGCAATCGAGGAGTACGACCCCGAGATCGACGAGGGTGCGTTCCGGACGCCGCCGATCGACCCGTAA
- a CDS encoding DUF7563 family protein: MNETDHSTCQHCGAHVTDRFRRVFGDDEDRAHRCGDCDTYARLSRGSAVGIDVAVPDPETFEGRHGGEADA; the protein is encoded by the coding sequence TTGAACGAGACTGATCACTCGACGTGCCAGCACTGCGGAGCCCACGTCACGGATCGATTCCGCCGCGTCTTCGGCGACGACGAGGACCGGGCCCACCGCTGTGGTGACTGCGATACGTACGCCCGACTGAGCCGCGGCTCCGCTGTTGGTATCGACGTGGCGGTTCCCGATCCGGAGACATTCGAAGGCCGCCACGGAGGTGAGGCCGATGCGTAG
- a CDS encoding DUF5794 domain-containing protein yields the protein MSTSQHPVALQMERIVGGDARLLALVMMLPLVDGVFPALILAGALDEPLGALQIGLLIFGGSATVAVILAEMEGSPREQAAVVLLVGLPLILLAAVQAALAPAIESVIDIVIFERFAALVIATIAAQTASATIGEYLPNPVVVIGLGLVASVDPSGASFALLTDPALVANATLAAAVGVGFALVIALTGPYLREYMDIDRFRFGSAVALGLLPLSLLGMAFGQAPLAALIVAGLFAVDIPFRAGEDEDSSADGSAAAKIDALADGGDTTESPAVDGESAGEDGTDAPGRAPWL from the coding sequence ATGAGTACGTCCCAACACCCGGTCGCGCTCCAGATGGAGCGCATCGTGGGGGGCGACGCCAGGCTGCTGGCGCTCGTGATGATGCTGCCGTTAGTCGACGGCGTCTTCCCCGCACTGATCCTGGCCGGCGCGCTCGACGAGCCGCTCGGAGCCCTCCAGATCGGATTGCTGATCTTCGGCGGCAGCGCCACCGTCGCGGTCATCCTCGCGGAGATGGAGGGCTCCCCCCGCGAGCAGGCGGCGGTCGTCCTGCTGGTCGGGCTCCCGCTGATCCTGCTGGCGGCGGTGCAGGCGGCGCTGGCCCCGGCGATCGAGAGCGTCATCGACATCGTCATCTTCGAGCGGTTCGCGGCGCTGGTCATCGCCACGATCGCGGCCCAGACCGCCAGCGCGACCATCGGCGAGTACCTCCCCAACCCCGTCGTCGTCATCGGGCTGGGGCTGGTCGCGAGCGTCGATCCCTCGGGGGCGTCGTTCGCGCTGCTGACCGACCCCGCCCTCGTCGCGAACGCGACGCTGGCGGCGGCCGTCGGCGTCGGCTTCGCACTGGTCATCGCGCTCACGGGTCCCTACCTCCGGGAATACATGGACATCGATCGGTTCCGCTTCGGCAGTGCCGTCGCCTTGGGCCTGCTCCCGCTGTCCCTGCTCGGGATGGCCTTCGGACAGGCCCCGCTGGCGGCCCTGATCGTCGCCGGCCTCTTCGCCGTCGACATCCCCTTCCGCGCGGGCGAGGACGAGGACTCGAGCGCCGACGGGAGCGCGGCCGCCAAGATAGACGCGCTGGCCGACGGCGGGGATACGACGGAGTCGCCGGCCGTCGACGGCGAGTCCGCGGGCGAGGACGGGACCGACGCCCCGGGCCGTGCCCCGTGGCTGTAA
- a CDS encoding MATE family efflux transporter, with protein sequence MSLLSRLSGLFKGREEFDLTEGGIAKPLFYLSLPIIVTNLLQTAYNLIDTFWLGQYSTEALAAISFAFPMVFLLISVGMGLSVAGSVLVAQYIGADEESDAEYAASQTVALSLLAALLLGVVGYVFVEELLGLLGASEAVLPLATDYMQVISLGMPFMFGFFVFIALMRGYGDTITPMLVMFGSVLLNVILDPFVIFGWGPFPELGIEGAAIATVFSRSLALVVGLAIMFSGVRGVRIRLAQMRPDLSFAKKLVSIGFPASIEGMGRALSINLLLVIVAFFPDTVVAAYGIGTRVFSVIFLPAIAVARGVETMTGQNVGAGKPERAKAAADFAARTMFVVLGAMGVVAWLAAEPITAAFTDNPEVIEIGTTFIRYVAPSFGFIGVMRAYNGSFRGTGKTLTAAAIVIVIYALVRLPIAYGLATAYDYRGIWVAFAVSNVVGAALAYGWYRRGTWQDANVTDDPMAPASGDDLEVGEADASTDD encoded by the coding sequence ATGAGCTTGTTATCTCGACTCTCCGGTCTGTTCAAGGGTCGCGAGGAGTTCGACCTGACCGAGGGCGGGATCGCGAAACCGCTGTTCTATCTCTCGCTGCCGATCATCGTGACGAACCTGTTGCAGACCGCCTACAACCTCATCGACACGTTCTGGCTTGGCCAGTACAGCACCGAGGCCTTGGCGGCGATCAGCTTCGCGTTCCCGATGGTCTTTCTGCTCATTTCGGTCGGGATGGGGCTCTCGGTGGCCGGGAGCGTCCTCGTCGCCCAGTACATCGGCGCCGACGAGGAGTCAGACGCCGAGTACGCCGCCTCTCAGACCGTCGCGCTGTCGCTGCTCGCGGCGCTGCTACTCGGCGTCGTCGGCTACGTCTTCGTCGAGGAACTGCTCGGACTGCTCGGCGCTTCCGAGGCCGTGTTGCCGCTGGCGACCGACTACATGCAGGTCATCTCGCTCGGGATGCCCTTCATGTTCGGGTTCTTCGTCTTCATCGCCTTGATGCGCGGATACGGCGACACGATCACGCCGATGCTCGTGATGTTCGGTTCGGTCCTGCTCAACGTGATCCTCGACCCGTTCGTGATCTTCGGCTGGGGGCCGTTCCCCGAACTCGGGATCGAGGGTGCGGCGATCGCGACGGTCTTCTCGCGCTCGCTCGCGCTCGTGGTCGGGCTGGCCATCATGTTCAGCGGCGTCCGGGGCGTCCGGATCCGACTGGCCCAGATGCGGCCCGACCTCTCGTTCGCGAAGAAGCTCGTGAGCATCGGCTTCCCCGCCTCGATCGAGGGGATGGGTCGGGCGCTGTCGATCAACCTGCTGCTGGTGATCGTCGCGTTCTTCCCGGACACGGTCGTGGCGGCCTACGGGATCGGGACCCGCGTCTTCTCGGTCATCTTCCTGCCGGCGATCGCGGTCGCCCGCGGCGTCGAAACGATGACCGGCCAGAACGTCGGCGCGGGCAAACCCGAGCGGGCGAAAGCCGCGGCGGACTTCGCCGCCCGGACGATGTTCGTCGTCCTCGGGGCGATGGGCGTCGTGGCGTGGCTCGCCGCGGAGCCGATCACCGCCGCGTTCACCGACAATCCCGAGGTCATCGAAATCGGGACGACGTTCATCCGGTACGTCGCTCCCTCCTTCGGCTTTATCGGGGTGATGCGGGCCTACAACGGTAGCTTCCGTGGCACCGGCAAGACCCTGACCGCGGCCGCGATCGTCATCGTGATCTACGCGCTCGTGCGGCTCCCGATCGCCTACGGCCTCGCGACGGCCTACGACTACCGCGGAATCTGGGTCGCCTTCGCGGTCTCGAACGTCGTCGGTGCGGCGCTGGCCTACGGCTGGTACCGCCGTGGAACGTGGCAAGACGCCAACGTTACCGACGATCCGATGGCCCCCGCCTCCGGCGACGACCTCGAGGTCGGCGAGGCCGACGCGAGTACCGACGACTAA
- a CDS encoding DUF1918 domain-containing protein: MSFEEDDRVVLHDEHSEFDGEIGTITQTMESMFGDVTYTISFEDGQEAGVPEDDLEAADDEDADEE, from the coding sequence ATGAGCTTCGAGGAAGACGATCGCGTCGTGTTGCACGACGAGCACAGCGAGTTCGACGGCGAGATCGGGACCATCACCCAGACGATGGAGTCGATGTTCGGTGACGTCACCTACACCATCAGCTTCGAGGACGGCCAGGAGGCCGGCGTTCCCGAGGACGACCTCGAGGCGGCCGACGACGAAGACGCAGACGAAGAGTAA
- a CDS encoding DHH family phosphoesterase: MPRAADLVSILEATESLAIICHDNPDPDCLASALALEAIARDHGIESVTIAYGGEISHQQNRAFVNLLDISLRTLESTELSEYDSIGYVDHSSPGANTEVPASVTPDVVVDHHPGEASGAHFEDVRTEYGATATIFVEYLEELEIELTTRLASALLFALHRERLDFVREPTRREYEAALAVYPDADLETLEQLYGSAFSPGTLDAIGRAIASRERRGSSLVASAGRTGETDALPQAADYLLNLEGVDTVLVYGVVGDVIRLSGRSIDPRIHIGETLEAGFDELGAVGGHHDMAGGRIELGLFADEGGDDDALLEFVGGRLARRFFDALNLDD, from the coding sequence ATGCCTCGCGCGGCCGACCTCGTCTCCATCCTCGAGGCGACCGAGTCGCTGGCGATCATCTGTCACGACAATCCGGACCCGGACTGTCTCGCCAGCGCGCTCGCACTCGAGGCGATCGCACGCGACCACGGCATCGAGTCCGTGACGATCGCCTACGGCGGCGAGATCTCCCACCAGCAGAACCGCGCGTTCGTCAATCTCCTCGATATCAGCCTCCGGACGCTCGAGTCGACGGAGTTGTCGGAGTACGACAGCATCGGCTACGTCGACCACAGCAGTCCGGGCGCGAACACGGAGGTGCCGGCCAGCGTCACGCCGGACGTCGTCGTCGACCATCATCCCGGCGAGGCGAGCGGGGCCCACTTCGAGGACGTCCGCACAGAGTACGGCGCGACGGCGACCATTTTCGTGGAGTATCTCGAGGAACTCGAGATCGAACTGACCACCCGGCTCGCCTCGGCGTTGCTCTTCGCGCTCCACCGCGAGCGGCTGGACTTCGTCCGCGAGCCGACGCGCCGCGAGTACGAGGCCGCGCTGGCGGTCTATCCCGACGCGGACCTCGAGACGCTCGAGCAACTGTACGGCAGCGCCTTCTCCCCGGGAACCCTCGATGCGATCGGGCGGGCCATCGCCAGCCGGGAGCGCCGCGGCTCGTCGCTGGTCGCCAGCGCCGGCAGGACCGGCGAGACGGACGCGCTGCCACAGGCCGCGGACTACCTGCTCAACCTCGAGGGGGTCGATACGGTGTTGGTCTACGGGGTCGTCGGCGACGTGATCCGGCTGAGCGGTCGGTCGATCGATCCGCGGATCCACATCGGCGAGACGCTCGAGGCAGGGTTCGACGAACTGGGGGCGGTGGGCGGCCACCACGACATGGCCGGCGGGCGGATCGAACTCGGACTCTTCGCCGACGAGGGCGGCGACGACGACGCGCTGCTCGAGTTCGTCGGCGGACGGCTCGCCCGCCGGTTCTTCGATGCGTTGAACCTCGACGATTGA
- a CDS encoding YcaO-like family protein: protein MQIHVVGDDPVRKAVVTALEDVDVGVREAEAAAIGDARFAVVSDVAGAATFERANEAARAGDTPWIAVEIGGVGGYPIPAVDAAVSGFAPATACFDCLRARVGSHLEERADAPGADRSAARLAGAVAGRECVRVLSGDERSIIGAVRELPYARRELLPVPGCGCADGERDRTLERDDADSLGLEAAVEAAERAIDDRVGPVGSIAEVESFPSPYYLATIADTTAYSDASAPRQAAGVADDWNAALMKAVGEGLERYCAGVYRERDFVHASEGDLENPVPPTDLVRPDDGPAYDSAAEHRWVPGENLETREQVHLPAAAVQFPQPGPALVPPITTGLGLGSSTVDALVSGLTEVIERDATMLAWYSTFDPLGLSVEDPAFDRLERRAASQGLSVTPLLVTQDVDVPVVAVAVHRDVATLGDDAVAPEDDAWPAFAVGSAAGLDAAAAARAALEEALQNWMELRSLGPDEAESAGGEIGTHAAFPERARAFVDADSTVPAESVGPDSVPTGRGRLEALVDRVADAGLTPHAARLTTRDVERLGFEAVRVVVPGAQPLFTDAPYFGERAETVPADLGFEPRLERAFHPYP from the coding sequence ATGCAAATCCACGTCGTGGGTGACGATCCGGTTCGCAAGGCGGTCGTCACCGCGCTCGAAGACGTCGACGTCGGCGTCCGGGAGGCCGAGGCAGCGGCGATCGGCGACGCTCGGTTCGCGGTCGTCAGCGACGTCGCCGGCGCGGCGACGTTCGAACGGGCAAACGAGGCCGCACGAGCGGGGGACACCCCCTGGATCGCCGTCGAGATCGGCGGCGTCGGCGGCTACCCGATCCCCGCGGTCGACGCCGCAGTCTCCGGGTTCGCCCCCGCGACCGCCTGCTTCGACTGCCTGCGCGCCCGCGTCGGGTCCCACCTCGAGGAGCGGGCCGACGCTCCGGGCGCTGACCGGAGCGCGGCGCGGCTGGCCGGTGCCGTCGCCGGCCGGGAGTGCGTGCGCGTCCTCTCGGGCGACGAGCGCTCGATTATCGGTGCGGTTCGGGAACTGCCCTACGCTCGCCGCGAACTGCTGCCGGTTCCCGGTTGCGGGTGTGCCGACGGCGAGCGGGATCGAACGCTCGAGCGCGACGACGCGGACTCGCTCGGCCTCGAGGCGGCCGTCGAGGCCGCCGAGCGGGCGATCGACGATCGGGTCGGCCCGGTCGGGAGTATCGCCGAGGTCGAGTCGTTCCCGTCGCCGTACTACCTCGCGACGATCGCGGACACGACCGCCTACAGCGACGCGAGCGCGCCGCGACAGGCCGCCGGCGTCGCCGACGACTGGAACGCCGCGCTGATGAAGGCCGTCGGCGAGGGCCTCGAGCGCTACTGCGCCGGCGTCTACCGCGAGCGCGACTTCGTCCACGCGAGCGAGGGCGACCTCGAGAATCCGGTCCCGCCGACCGATCTGGTCCGGCCGGACGACGGCCCCGCATACGACTCCGCCGCCGAACACCGCTGGGTCCCCGGCGAGAATCTCGAAACCCGCGAGCAGGTCCACCTGCCGGCCGCTGCGGTCCAGTTCCCCCAGCCCGGCCCGGCGCTGGTCCCGCCGATCACGACCGGGCTCGGGCTGGGCTCCTCGACGGTCGACGCGCTCGTCTCCGGGCTGACCGAAGTCATCGAGCGCGACGCGACCATGCTCGCGTGGTACTCGACGTTCGACCCGCTCGGGCTATCGGTCGAGGACCCGGCGTTCGACCGCCTCGAGCGCCGCGCGGCGAGTCAGGGGCTGTCGGTGACGCCGCTGCTCGTGACGCAGGACGTCGACGTCCCCGTGGTGGCCGTCGCGGTTCACCGGGATGTGGCTACCCTCGGGGACGACGCGGTCGCGCCCGAGGACGACGCGTGGCCGGCCTTCGCCGTCGGCTCGGCGGCCGGCCTCGACGCCGCGGCGGCCGCGAGGGCGGCCCTCGAGGAGGCGCTCCAGAACTGGATGGAACTGCGGAGCCTCGGCCCCGACGAGGCCGAGTCGGCGGGCGGCGAGATCGGCACCCACGCCGCCTTCCCGGAGCGAGCGCGGGCGTTCGTCGACGCCGACTCGACCGTCCCCGCCGAGAGCGTCGGTCCCGATTCCGTTCCGACCGGGCGGGGCCGGCTCGAGGCGCTGGTCGATCGGGTCGCCGACGCGGGGCTGACACCGCACGCGGCGCGGTTGACGACACGGGATGTCGAACGGCTCGGGTTCGAGGCCGTCCGGGTCGTCGTCCCCGGCGCGCAACCGCTGTTCACCGACGCGCCCTACTTCGGTGAGCGAGCCGAGACGGTCCCCGCGGACCTCGGCTTCGAACCGCGCCTCGAGCGGGCGTTCCACCCCTACCCCTGA
- a CDS encoding Hsp20/alpha crystallin family protein → MTDRPRPFDGIEDLLERLNRQVETAARSWERQVDDRSQLDLSMGNAETSLDLADEGEAFVATVDVPGYESDDLELRLIDRDRTLAISGQRERERETGDEGANYIRHERTTQSFSRQVRLPASVDADAVQASVNNGVLTVRLPKHEPDEEARSIDID, encoded by the coding sequence ATGACAGATCGACCCCGTCCGTTCGACGGCATCGAAGACCTCCTCGAGCGACTGAACCGCCAGGTCGAGACGGCGGCCCGATCGTGGGAGCGACAGGTGGACGACCGGAGCCAGCTCGACCTCTCGATGGGCAACGCGGAGACGAGCCTGGACCTCGCCGACGAGGGCGAGGCGTTCGTCGCCACCGTCGACGTCCCCGGTTACGAGAGCGACGACCTCGAGTTGCGACTCATCGATCGGGACCGGACCCTCGCGATTTCGGGCCAGCGCGAACGCGAACGGGAGACCGGCGACGAGGGGGCAAACTACATCCGACACGAACGGACGACCCAGTCGTTCAGTCGGCAGGTTCGCCTGCCGGCGTCGGTCGACGCCGACGCGGTGCAGGCAAGTGTCAACAACGGCGTGTTGACGGTCCGGCTCCCCAAGCACGAGCCGGACGAGGAAGCGCGCTCGATCGACATCGACTGA
- a CDS encoding RNA-binding protein, with product MPQIPLHYVDLRTFCYATEDEKRVEEALRTFLPDDDEPFEIERTESEGHYGDRILVLSARVENADDVRHVLSRLADLESFDDLIDELDERVTENTELFLRLDKQAAFAGDVRLGDGITFRGKVEAYPAKKEKAVANAEEVLERLRERD from the coding sequence ATGCCACAGATCCCGCTTCACTACGTCGATTTACGGACGTTCTGCTACGCCACCGAGGACGAGAAACGCGTCGAGGAGGCGCTGCGAACCTTCCTCCCCGACGACGACGAGCCCTTCGAGATCGAACGCACCGAGAGCGAGGGCCACTACGGCGACCGCATTCTCGTCCTCTCGGCCCGCGTCGAGAACGCCGACGACGTTCGCCACGTCCTCTCGCGGCTGGCCGACCTCGAGTCTTTCGACGATCTGATCGACGAACTCGACGAGCGGGTCACGGAAAACACCGAACTCTTCCTGCGACTCGATAAACAGGCCGCCTTCGCGGGCGACGTACGCCTCGGCGACGGCATCACCTTCCGCGGGAAGGTCGAAGCCTACCCCGCGAAGAAGGAGAAAGCCGTCGCAAACGCCGAGGAGGTCCTCGAGCGTCTCCGCGAGCGGGACTGA
- a CDS encoding TetR/AcrR family transcriptional regulator: MTDETIADLMDATYRALCKHGYAELTMQDIAAESDKSKGTIHYHFDGKQDLLESFLEFLLTQFEERTETIPGETPAERLHEFLDELLTADDEDAVEFRTAILEIKAQSPYNEAYRERLRGFDRATRDRIADLVAEGIEAGEFRSDVDPEATADFLVTLFHGAQTRATAVDRPPERTLEYVHSYIDETLCLASDERDGPSLEADARTEE, encoded by the coding sequence ATGACTGACGAGACGATCGCCGATCTCATGGACGCGACGTATCGGGCGCTGTGCAAGCACGGCTACGCGGAGTTGACGATGCAGGACATCGCCGCGGAGTCGGACAAGAGCAAGGGAACGATTCACTACCACTTCGACGGTAAACAGGACCTGCTCGAGTCGTTTCTGGAGTTTCTGCTGACGCAGTTCGAGGAGCGAACCGAGACGATCCCGGGCGAGACGCCGGCCGAGCGACTCCACGAGTTCCTCGACGAACTGCTGACCGCCGACGACGAAGACGCCGTGGAGTTCCGAACGGCGATCCTCGAGATCAAGGCCCAGTCGCCCTACAACGAGGCCTACCGGGAGCGACTGCGTGGGTTCGACCGTGCCACCAGGGATCGCATCGCCGATCTCGTCGCCGAGGGGATCGAAGCGGGCGAGTTCCGCTCGGACGTCGATCCCGAGGCGACCGCCGACTTCCTGGTCACGCTGTTTCACGGCGCACAGACGCGGGCGACCGCGGTGGACCGACCGCCGGAACGGACGCTGGAGTACGTCCACTCGTACATCGACGAGACTCTGTGTCTCGCGTCGGACGAACGGGACGGACCGTCGCTCGAGGCTGACGCGAGGACCGAGGAATGA